The sequence below is a genomic window from Rhinopithecus roxellana isolate Shanxi Qingling chromosome 19, ASM756505v1, whole genome shotgun sequence.
TTTCCGCAAGCTACAGGTCAACTGCTGCTGAATGTTGAGCAGCTTCTCTCTTTCAAAGCGGCCCTGTTCAAGAATACCTGTGCACTTCTGCTCCAGTTCAAGGATTTTTCCTTCCTGAGTGGTGGGCTCTTCATTCTTTACTCGCTCTTGTAAAAGATTCATCAGCTTCTCGTTTTCTTGACTTAGCTGCTCTGCCCTCTCTCGATGCTGATGAAAGGATGTCTCTAAAATCGTCTTTTCATCCACCAGCTTCTCATTTTCAGCTGTCAATTCCTGTACCATTTGTTGCTGGTCTGATAATTCTTGTAGAGTAGCCTGTAGTTCTTCTGCAGTGCTATGGTggttttcttccatcttttgtATCTTCTCTGTGAGGGAAGCCAGGGACAATTCACTTACGTTGTTTGGGGAACTCCCAGCGGGAGAACACTTTGAACTCTTAAAGGGGTTACTGGTGGAGGACAGGGGCCTTGAGGGTGTCTCTGCTGTAATGTGCTCAAAGTCGGAAGCATCTGGCGACAAAGAAGCTTTGGTAACATCGCTACTTGAGGAGCCTGATGTCCGTAATGCATTTCCATGTATGTTTTTTTTATACTCATCAATGTCACTGGACAACTGATTTCCAGCTGGGCTTCCGAAGCTTGACTCTTGAGTTACGGATGTCGGGCAGCTGCTATTGCCAGTGTGACTTGCTGCCCCTTCTGAATCTGGGGAGTGCTCAAGATAGATCAGTTTCTCCTTCAGGGCCCGGTTTTCTTCCTCTAGATTGGAAAGCTCTTTCTGAAAGTTCTTGTTCTTCTCCTCAAGTGCTCTTATCACAGGTTCTGTGTCACCTGGGGAGACTGATGTTCCATCAACATTTGGGCCCAAAGCATCAGTCCCCTCAGCGCTCAGAGtccttttctctttgcatttctttaGTTCACTTCGAAGCCTGTTAATTTCACTATCTTTTGCTTTGGCTTCTGCCAAAAGTTCCCGAACTTGGGACTCAAGCGCAGCCTTTTCTCCACCTTCATTCTCTTGCTTGGGCTTGGTGGAAGGGGTCCTCAGGTGTTTGGTAGGAGTGGGAGTGTTGGAAGAAGTTGGACTGGACACTGATTTCCTGGGGTTCGAGGGACCACGTGGCACAGATCTCTCTCTTGAGACAGTTACTGAAAATTCCCGTGGCGCTGGAATGCCTGTCCGTTTGGTTGTTGTAAAGGCCCcttaaagacagaagaaaaagaaaaaaaagtgaaaaaataaagcaagcactttttttttttttttttttttttgagacagagtctcactcttacccaggctggagtgcagtggcgtaatcttggctcactgcaagctccgcctcccgggttcatgccattctcctgcctcagcctcccaagtagctgggactacaggtgcccaccaccacgcctggctaattttttgtatttttagtagagacggggtttcaccgtgttagccaggatggtctcgatcttctgacctcgtgatccgcccgcctcggcagggctgggattacaggcgtgagccaccacgcccagcccagcaAGCACtcttataataaaacaaaacccaaatgaCTGTAAATCACATGGCACAGTGGACAGTGGCTGTTGCTCTTcatccatttcctcctcctctagcTAATTATCCAGTTCTGACTGGGGTTTCTGTGCTTCCTCCCCACAGCCCTATACTTTGGGTGAGGCTGACTCCAAGCCTGAGCTACTTAGGATGACCCCATCCCCAGCCAGTTGCTGGTTCACGCATGGGCACACAACTCAATTAAGATCAATGCGACAAAGGGAAGGTTTTCTGGGCAAGCTATTAAACACCATAGGACAAGAGTGAGAAAATGTGTAGGTGTGGGAATGGCTGGTAACCACCCTGCCCTCTCAAGAGGAAGGTGGGAATGCAGAtggcagagaaggaagaaggaaactaAATTCTCAATAGCATTGCTGAGTTGCTAAATCCAATCAACCCTGAAGTTTGGCCTATAGCTGGCCTTTCAGTTAGGCAAGCCAGTAAATACCCTTCCTATAAGTCACCTTGAGTTGGGTTTTCTGTAACTTGCAATTTAGTGCATCTGCACTGATAATGCTGGCAACTAAACAATGGCCTTTTGACAAAATACAAGTTCTTTGTGAATTTCTcaataaacactttaaaaaacatCATTAACATATTTTGACAGCATAAATTTGATTAAGAAATCAGAAGATACAGATAATACTGAGAGATGGATCTGATACAATGACATATTACTTTTGACATAAGTGGAAATGATGCACTCATTTGTGTACATGAAGAaacaagaataaatgaaataagaacaTACCTACGGTACTTGACATGATATACACATAACACAGAATACTTGTAACGGGAAATGTAAGgtgtaaataattatcttttttttcatctgtacTATATCACAGACAATGTAAAAACAACCCTGGGGTGAAACCCAGACATCAGTCTCCATTGTGCTCTAGAATTGAAATCCACCTCAGATGTTACAGTGCAAATTAAAatcctgaacattttttttcttttacaaactcAAAGACTATCTGATGAGTCAAGGCTGGCTGCTGTCACTTACACAACTCCACATGCTTTGAGTGAGAGGTCTAACAAAGGGTCCTAGAAGTGGTCATCAACCTGTAGGCCTCTGCAGCGTAGGAAGGGCATAGGAGGGAATGTTCCCATAGACTGGCAGCAGCCCCAGCACAGGTTCCGCACCTAACAAGATTGGCAGCTGTAAACCTACCACCAAGACTGTTTCTGAGCCCTGAGCAAACACACATCTAAACATCCTGGATCCTGACGACATAAAGGCTGATGGCATTCATTACTAAACATCTAACAACTGAGCTCTTTTGAAACTTTGACCTAATAAAGGCTGAACTGTCAAATTAATACATAGAAAACTATGGTTTTTAAATTAACTTCTTCAAATTAAGTTTCTGGAAAGCCAAGAGTATATCATAGACTTTTAATACAGTTGACCCCTGAACAACTTAGGGGTTAGGGGGACCAACCTCTCATGCAGTCAAAACTCTGTGTATAACTTTTGGCTCCCcagaaacttaactactaatagcctattgCTGACCGGAAGCCTGATTGTTAACATAAACAGTTAACacgtattttgtatgttatatgtattatatactgtattcttcaGATAaagtgagacagaaaaaaaataaaatgttattcagaaaaccataaggaagagaaaatacatttgcagTACCATACTGTATTTATCAATACCATGAGTTTACATCATCTGTTTGCAAAATGAATCATCTGTCTGAAGCGGCAGGCAACCATTCCTCAATCTAGCAAGCATTCAACTCtgtcagggcttttttttttttttttgagatggagtctcgctctgtcacccaggctggagtgctgtggccggatctcagctcactgcaagctccgcctcccgggttcacgccattctcctgcctcagcctcccaggtagctgggactacaggcgcccgccaccacgcccagctagttttttgtattttttagtagagacggggtttcaccgtgttagccaggatggtctcgatctcctgacctcatgatccgcccgtctcggcctccgaaagtgctgggattacaggcttgagccaccgcgcccggcctgtcaggGCTTTTATTGGCTTCTAGGGAGCACTGCCAGTATCACTAGCAACACTTCATATGGGTCCCACAGTGTTATTCAAGGTTTGTGGTACTGCACTAAACACAATAAAACACACTCAAGAACCTCAAGAGGTCACTTTTCACCGTGATCTGAAGTGTAATGGAGAGAGGAACTGCTCCCACAGAGATGACTAGCATCACAGTGCCTTCCAAGCGGCTACCCCCAATGCTTGAGCGCACTGCAGCAATATCAGGAAGTGGCCACAGAATTATTACAGGAGTACTGTATGTACTACAGTTAATTGTATGCAGTTAtaatactgcatctttacatttgtttacatttctctcaactaTGACTAGCACCAGTCTGCGTGTACATAAGTTTAgacaaattttaactttttataatagatttgtgtatattctatggtagtaaatgataaaactgATTAGTATctacatgtattttatgtattcatgACATATGTAACTTTTTCTCAATGTTTTCCGTATTTCTAGACTACTCGGTTCATCCGAGTTTTTTCCAAACTGTTGCAACTCTCCAAATAATTTTCcaatgtattgatttttttaagtctcCGTAGAAATGGACCTACACAGTTCAAGCCAGTGTCATTCATGGGTCAGCCTGACTTTCAGGTGTCAGACACCTCACCTGCATCATACTACACACTCAGTGAGCAAAagatttatttcattattcttgTGAAATGAGTATTAAAACCACTAAGCACTACAATGTTTTAGTAATGCCAGTTCTCTAGAATGAAGTCACTGCAGCAATGACCGTATTAAAAACTAGAAGATAACTAAAGTTTCACTGTAACTCGAGTCAGAACAGGCAAACCTGAGAGTCCAGGACCGATCATCAAACAGGCATTTGTTATTCTTAATGACATCACTAAATTAAGgctacctttttctttctctctttcattcttattttatttttttgagacagagttttgctcttgttgctcaggctggaatgcaatggtgcgatctcggctcactgcaacctctgcctcccgggtttaagtgattcttctgcctcagcctcctgaagagctggaactacaggcacaagccaacatgcccggctaatttgctgtgttttttttttttttttttttttttttttaagtagagatggggtttcaccgtgttggccaggctggtctcgaactcctgacctcaggtgatctgcccgcctcggcctcccaagtgctaggatgacaggcgtgagccactgtgcccagtcactttctttttttttaaacctgcaaTCATTTGTTGGTTTTGAAGACGGAAGAACTAATATAGAACAGATCAACTCCGTTATTTCCAGCTACAGTTTAACGCCTTCCTTTTGCTGCCAAACTGTAGTCTGTTCTCCCCATAAGTGTTACTTCTGCCTTATCTATACTactaggaatttttaaaaaccgtGAAACTAAAGTATATTTATGAATGGATGTGTATTATGAAATGTACAATCCAGCTGTATTTTTGTTACAtctattcttttccctttttctttttttttttttttttttcactatgtctgtctctcttttccaAAAGATTCTTCCCATCTCTGTACACCTCATTTCAGAAACTGTTACGGAGCACAGCTTAGGTTCAGAGTTGCTTCAAATTCATCATCAGACCAATGATGATGGTCTTGGCTGCACACCCCCCATGTGAGCCCAGGCCTCCAGCCCAAACACACCTCCTCGTGGGTAATGCCAGAGAAGAGTAAAGAGCAACAGCCCTACAGCTTACAACACCTCCTCCAAGCAGTGGGAGTCAGACCTCACTGTTAACCAAAGCACTCTGAAGCCCTGAGACTGGCCATGCTTCCTTACACAGCACCACATCAGGGGCAGTGGAGAGAAGGGCCAGTGGAACAGGGATTAGCTCAGCCAGCACCACTGGATCTTTCGTTTTCCTCCCACCCCGCCATCACTTATGTGAAACATCCCCATGAGGCTGGTTGACTCCAAGAAGTTAGCATAAAAGTAAGCTCCATCTCGTAAAGAAGAAACATGTTTGAAATGTGACATTTTCTAAATGCCAATGAAAAATTATACAGCGGTCAATCACAAGTACATCAAACTAAGCATTCATATAAAATAAGCATTCACAAACTATAATGGAATACATACTATTGAGAACAGTTGAGGATTAAGCTGGTTGGTCTGTGAGTAATGTTCCTGTTTCTCTTGTATGATTACATTTGtgcaataaattagaaaacaggaGTTAGCCAAActgtacatgaaaaaaatgcactaatcatcagggaaatgcaaattaaaaccacaatgagatatcacttcacacctgttagaatgggtactatatttgggaggccaaggcaggtggatcatgaggtcaggagatcaagaccatcctggccaacatggtgaaagcccgtctctactaaaaatgcaaaaattagccgggtagttgtggtgtgcacctatatagtcccagctactcaggaggctgaggcaggagaatcacttaaagcTGGGAGgcggtggctgcagtgagccaagatcacaccactgcactctagcctaggcaaaagagcaagactctgtttccaaaaaaaaaaaaaaaaaaaaaaaaaaacagacaaaagataacaagtattggtgaggatgtggagaaaagggaaagggaacccctgtacactgttggtgagaatatcaatcagtacaaccattatggagaatagtatggaggttcctcaaaaaattaaaaataaggtcaaggcagtaggatcactaGAGACTAGGGTTCAAGAACagccgggcaacatagtgaggtcctacctctacacaaaaatatttaaacattagcGTGGGAAtgggggcatgcacctgtggtcccagccacttggaaggatgaggtaggaggatcacttgagcccaggagtttgaggctgcagtgagctgagtttacaccactgcactccaggctgggtgacagagaaagaccctatccctatttaaaataataataataataataataataataataataataataataaataataatgccagtacagtggcttatgcctgtaattccaacactttgggaggccgaggcaggcagatcacctgaggtcaggagttcgagaccagcctggccaacatggcaaaactgtctctactaacaatacaaaaattagctgggcaccatggcacatgcctgtaaccccagctactgggagactgaggcaggagaattccttgaacccaggaggcgaaggttgcagtgaggcgagatcacgccactgcactccagcctgggcaacagagcaagactccgtttcaaaaaaaaaaaaaaaaaaagctaccatatgatcctgaAATCCCATTACCACATATATAgctaaggaaatgaaatcagcatgtaTCACCATGTCACAAAGACATCTGAATTCCCATGTTTACCACaccattactcacaatagccaagatacagaatcaaccaaAGTGTTCAcaagtggatgaatgaataaagaaaatgtaatatatacacaatggaatactattcggcctttaaaaagagggaaattcTGTCATCTGTGGTAACACGTATGAACCTGGAGGATACCATGTTAagactgcatgctctcactcgtATGTGGAGCCAAGAAAGTTGAACTCAAAGAAGCTGAGTAGAGTTGCCAAGGGCTTCTGGAAGGGCAGGGAAGGTGCTGGTCAGAGGACAAAAATTCAGTTAGACTGGAGGAATAAGCtcaagagatctactgtacaTCATGGTGACTACACTCagtaacaatgtattatattcttgaaaatcTGAGTGAACAGACTTTAAGTGTTCTCACAAAAAATAGTATGTGAAGTCAGCAAATGTTAAATAGTTCAATTTAGCCATTCgacaatgtacacatatatttcaaaaatatcatgtacatgataaatatataaagtttgtctcaatacaaaataaatctggctgggcatggtggctcaagcctgtaatcctagcactttgggaggccaaggcaggtggattgcctaagcccagggttcaataccagcctaggaaacacggcaaaaccccatctctacaaaaatttttaaaattagctgagtgtgggggcctatgcctgtattctcagctacacaggaggctgaggtgggaggatcacctgagcccaggaggtgcatgctgcagtgagccaagattgtgccactgcactccagcctggatgacaaagtgagaccctgtcttgatcaatcgatttatttatttaaagaaaatttttaatgtaaaaaaaattaaaacagaaggaataaattctatcATAACAATATACAGAGAGATGGggtgggaaaaataaatattttcagagaacAAAGAGTACATTTAAAATAGCAATAGTAAGATCAGTTAAATCATGGATCAGATAACTAAACACTGATTCCATGGTGATTCTCAGtagctgaaaataaaatatttttagtcctttttttttcatccttCATCCTGCCCAAAGAATATGCTAGTGGGGCTGTTTCTTTGGTAGGTCATCTCTCTAACCTGAACTGATGAAGGAAATAGTAACAATctgaaataaatgatttttttttcatgtattcaacAAGTATTCATGGAGTGGCAGGTAGGAGACACAAATGAAAATTCAGTATCTTCATACACCACAAAATTATAAGATAACTTGctcctttgttttttaagaacctaaactattagaattttaaaaatatcactctTCATAAATTGTTTTCTCAAGGAGTTCCAATAATTTCTTCAATGTCAAATCCAATTTTTTCCCTTAATCCTGATCCTTCTCAACTTTTCACTGGCTGCTAACTTCATGGActatttgtttcctctttccGTCATTCCTTTTACTCACATCTGACAGTGGTGCCAACCCCCACGCAAGGAACTGATAATCATATTTAAaatctccttcccttttcttttgcaACCAACTAGTCAGCCACTAAATCTCATTAACAGTTTTTGGAAATGTTCccatgtttttcctttcctttccttttgatcTGAATCCAGGTCCTCAGAATATTCCACCTAATTCTCTGAAACCGCTTTCTCACAGGTCTTCCTGATTCCAGCCTCTCCCCACTTCAGGGCACACTGGACTAATATCCCCTAAATATCCCATTGATGTTTCTGTTCCAGAATCTGTACATGTTTCTTGTCTCCTGCTGCATCAATGTCAAACTTCTTCCCTTGGCTTTCAAAGCTACGTGTAATCTCATCCCAATTGGTGTATCCACCCTCATGcaccttttgttttcctttctctccaacaCACCCATTTAACTCTAGCCAGTATCCTCAATGTCCCCAGTACATCCTGTGAATTGGTGGGACATCATTCCCTTTCCACTGGACCCTCTGGACTGGCATTCAAATATGCTTAATTCTCttcaagtgaaaaaacaaaatagaatccaCATCTTCTTCCAGCTAATAAATATCCTATTTCTTTCCTCTCAGCAAAATCCTCAAGAATTACATTCACTGCTtgtcttccatttcttcatttactCCTCTACCCACTCCCATTACTTGACCAAAACACTGTCCACTAAAGTCATCATCAGTGAACTCCATGTGGTCCCAGGACATTTGCAATCCTCTCAGCAGAGTTGgtacaattcctttttttttgaaacacccCTCCGGTGCCAAACTTCCCTAGTTTTCCTCTTACCTCTGCAGTCACCCTCTGACTCTTTTGCTGCCTCCTCATCTCCCCTCTCTACATGCTAGAATTCTTCATACCTAAGTCCTGGGCCTTCAATTGCCACAAATATCTTTCTGGTCATTTTACTTGATCTTACGATCTTCAAAACCACCTGTATACTGATGACTCTCAAACTAACTCTCTTGTATGGACCTCCCCTCGAAGCAACAGATCTGAATATCAAGCTGCATACTTGATAAGCATAATT
It includes:
- the SPECC1 gene encoding cytospin-B isoform X7, with translation MRSAAKPWSPAIRAGGHGPDRARPLPAASSGMKNSKSSTSLAFESRLSRLKRASSEDTLNKPGSTTASGVARLKKTATAGAISELAESRLRSGTGAFTTTKRTGIPAPREFSVTVSRERSVPRGPSNPRKSVSSPTSSNTPTPTKHLRTPSTKPKQENEGGEKAALESQVRELLAEAKAKDSEINRLRSELKKCKEKRTLSAEGTDALGPNVDGTSVSPGDTEPVIRALEEKNKNFQKELSNLEEENRALKEKLIYLEHSPDSEGAASHTGNSSCPTSVTQESSFGSPAGNQLSSDIDEYKKNIHGNALRTSGSSSSDVTKASLSPDASDFEHITAETPSRPLSSTSNPFKSSKCSPAGSSPNNVSELSLASLTEKIQKMEENHHSTAEELQATLQELSDQQQMVQELTAENEKLVDEKTILETSFHQHRERAEQLSQENEKLMNLLQERVKNEEPTTQEGKILELEQKCTGILEQGRFEREKLLNIQQQLTCSLRKVEEENQGALEMIKRLKEENEKLNEFLELERHNNNMMAKTLEECRVTLEGLKTENGSLKSHLQGEKQKAIEASAVEQTAESCEVQEMLKVARAEKDLLELSCSELRQELLKANGEIKHVSSLLAKVEKDYSYLKEICDHQAEQLSRTSLKLQEKASESDAEIKDMKETIFELEDQVEQHRAVKLHNNQLISELESNVIKLEEQKSDLERQLKTLTKQMKEDTEEWRRFQADLQTAVVVANDIKCEAQQELRTVKRKLLEEEEKNARLQKELGDVQGHGRVVTSRATPPSLGSVS
- the SPECC1 gene encoding cytospin-B isoform X6, yielding MRSAAKPWSPAIRAGGHGPDRARPLPAASSGMKNSKSSTSLAFESRLSRLKRASSEDTLNKPGSTTASGVARLKKTATAGAISELAESRLRSGTGAFTTTKRTGIPAPREFSVTVSRERSVPRGPSNPRKSVSSPTSSNTPTPTKHLRTPSTKPKQENEGGEKAALESQVRELLAEAKAKDSEINRLRSELKKCKEKRTLSAEGTDALGPNVDGTSVSPGDTEPVIRALEEKNKNFQKELSNLEEENRALKEKLIYLEHSPDSEGAASHTGNSSCPTSVTQESSFGSPAGNQLSSDIDEYKKNIHGNALRTSGSSSSDVTKASLSPDASDFEHITAETPSRPLSSTSNPFKSSKCSPAGSSPNNVSELSLASLTEKIQKMEENHHSTAEELQATLQELSDQQQMVQELTAENEKLVDEKTILETSFHQHRERAEQLSQENEKLMNLLQERVKNEEPTTQEGKILELEQKCTGILEQGRFEREKLLNIQQQLTCSLRKVEEENQGALEMIKRLKEENEKLNEFLELERHNNNMMAKTLEECRVTLEGLKTENGSLKSHLQGEKQKAIEASAVEQTAESCEVQEMLKVARAEKDLLELSCSELRQELLKANGEIKHVSSLLAKVEKDYSYLKEICDHQAEQLSRTSLKLQEKASESDAEIKDMKETIFELEDQVEQHRAVKLHNNQLISELESNVIKLEEQKSDLERQLKTLTKQMKEDTEEWRRFQADLQTAVVVANDIKCEAQQELRTVKRKLLEEEEKNARLQKELGDVQGHGRVVTSRATPP
- the SPECC1 gene encoding cytospin-B isoform X9; its protein translation is MGNHSGRPEDPEPGAFTTTKRTGIPAPREFSVTVSRERSVPRGPSNPRKSVSSPTSSNTPTPTKHLRTPSTKPKQENEGGEKAALESQVRELLAEAKAKDSEINRLRSELKKCKEKRTLSAEGTDALGPNVDGTSVSPGDTEPVIRALEEKNKNFQKELSNLEEENRALKEKLIYLEHSPDSEGAASHTGNSSCPTSVTQESSFGSPAGNQLSSDIDEYKKNIHGNALRTSGSSSSDVTKASLSPDASDFEHITAETPSRPLSSTSNPFKSSKCSPAGSSPNNVSELSLASLTEKIQKMEENHHSTAEELQATLQELSDQQQMVQELTAENEKLVDEKTILETSFHQHRERAEQLSQENEKLMNLLQERVKNEEPTTQEGKILELEQKCTGILEQGRFEREKLLNIQQQLTCSLRKVEEENQGALEMIKRLKEENEKLNEFLELERHNNNMMAKTLEECRVTLEGLKTENGSLKSHLQGEKQKAIEASAVEQTAESCEVQEMLKVARAEKDLLELSCSELRQELLKANGEIKHVSSLLAKVEKDYSYLKEICDHQAEQLSRTSLKLQEKASESDAEIKDMKETIFELEDQVEQHRAVKLHNNQLISELESNVIKLEEQKSDLERQLKTLTKQMKEDTEEWRRFQADLQTAVVVANDIKCEAQQELRTVKRKLLEEEEKNARLQKELGDVQGHGRVVTSRATPP
- the SPECC1 gene encoding cytospin-B isoform X8, whose amino-acid sequence is MGNHSGRPEDPEPGAFTTTKRTGIPAPREFSVTVSRERSVPRGPSNPRKSVSSPTSSNTPTPTKHLRTPSTKPKQENEGGEKAALESQVRELLAEAKAKDSEINRLRSELKKCKEKRTLSAEGTDALGPNVDGTSVSPGDTEPVIRALEEKNKNFQKELSNLEEENRALKEKLIYLEHSPDSEGAASHTGNSSCPTSVTQESSFGSPAGNQLSSDIDEYKKNIHGNALRTSGSSSSDVTKASLSPDASDFEHITAETPSRPLSSTSNPFKSSKCSPAGSSPNNVSELSLASLTEKIQKMEENHHSTAEELQATLQELSDQQQMVQELTAENEKLVDEKTILETSFHQHRERAEQLSQENEKLMNLLQERVKNEEPTTQEGKILELEQKCTGILEQGRFEREKLLNIQQQLTCSLRKVEEENQGALEMIKRLKEENEKLNEFLELERHNNNMMAKTLEECRVTLEGLKTENGSLKSHLQGEKQKAIEASAVEQTAESCEVQEMLKVARAEKDLLELSCSELRQELLKANGEIKHVSSLLAKVEKDYSYLKEICDHQAEQLSRTSLKLQEKASESDAEIKDMKETIFELEDQVEQHRAVKLHNNQLISELESNVIKLEEQKSDLERQLKTLTKQMKEDTEEWRRFQADLQTAVVVANDIKCEAQQELRTVKRKLLEEEEKNARLQKELGDVQGHGRVVTSRATPPSLGSVS